GGACGACCTTCAGAGCGGCGGCACAGCCCGGGCATTGGGCGGGTAATCGCGGGGTCCGTATTCGATCAGTGTCGTTATTCATATCAGATATCAGTGTCGTTATTTATCCATCAGGTGTTCACCATTCATTATCATTCAAAAGCAGAAGGTATATTTAATAAAACCTAAGTAGTATTTCAATAATTTAAATAACTATTACAATTAACGCAAGTGATTTGCAATCAACAAAGATCGGAATTGACCGCCAACCCCGGCTTCGCCGTGCCGACATCTTGTTCAAATAAGAAAAAACACGAGATAATCCTTATCTCGGCTACTCATATACCTAAGAGGGAGTTAAAATCCGCGGACTTCGTGTCGCCAATTTCAGGAGATGTATTTGAGAATGAGTGAATCTGATAGAGTAAGGGAGCCTGGAGAACCGGAGATGACTCAGGCGGAAATGCAGGCAATGGTCAGACGAGTACAGTCGGATCTATACTTCGGTCCGGATAACATAAGGGTAGTGTTGGCCCGGATGGATGAGAGACTCGGTAATACGGCCGCCAGTTTGGATGAAAGGCTCAAAAACACGGCCATTATCATGGATGAGAGGCTCAGTAACATGGCCATCAGCATGGATCAAAGATTCGAAAACATGACCGCCAGAATCGATGAGCGGCTCAGAAACATGGCCGCCAGCATGGATCAAAGATTCGCAGTCATGGCCACCAGCATGGATCAAAGATTCGGAAACTTGGACGCCAGCATGGATGAAAGATTCGGAACCATGGCCGCCAGCATGGATGAAAGATTCAGTCACACGGCCAGCCGAGAAGATATCGCGAATTTGAAGATCAGTATGGCCAGGTGGTTTTTGGGGAGCATCCTGACGCTCGCAGGGATCATTGTAACGACGTTCAAATGGCTGATGCCCTAGATCCGGACGGCGCGTCTGCATTTTGTTATTGTCGCCGTATTCATGCCGGTACGTTGGGCGGTCCGCACTTCTCGTGTTTGGTAGACGAAAATGAATGATCAAAAAAGCAAACGCCCACCCGAGAATACAGGGATGAGTTCGCGGGAAATCGAGGAGTCCATCAAGCGGATCGAAAACGACCTGTATTATAGTTCAGACAGTGTCTTAGTTCGCCTGACCAGGATAGAGGAAAAGCTGGAGCATGTCGCGACGCGGGAAGATCTGAAGCATTTCGCCACGCGGGAAGACATGGAAAAGTTCAAACTCACTATACATGGAGATATGGAGCGTTTGAGAACGGAATTGACCGCACACTCGAATACACTGTTTCGATGGACAATCGGGATTCTTGTATCGGGCCTGGGGGCAATCTTGACTGTTTTGAAACTAACCTGATTCAGCCGGCATCACTGGGAAGGACCGCTATACGCATATGAATAATCAAAAAAACAAACGCCCATCCGGCGCTGCAGGGATGAGTCGACGCGGAACCGCGGAGTCCATCAAGCGGATCGAGAACGATCTGTATTTCGATACGGACAATATCAAGGTCCGCCTGGGCAGGATTGAGCACAAGTTGCAGGACTTCGCCACCCGAGAAGACATAGCCAACATGAAGATCAGTGTGATAAGGTGGTTTATGGGAAGCATGCTGGCACTCGCCGGGATACTCGCGGGGATAATAGTTACGGCTTTCAAATGGTTGCTGCCATAAATCGCCACATTCTGATCGAAATCGCAGACCTTAGTAGGACTAACTACCTAAAGACACAAACTATCACATCTCCGCCGTACCCACCACCGTATCCGAGAATACCACGTGCCCCCACATCTCGGGGATGTGCATGTTGACCTCGCCCTGGGGCGACCAGACCCAGTTGTCGCAGGGGACGCCTTCTTTCCGCAGGTAGCCGTCCTTGTGGCGCTCGAATTCCCATTCCACCCGCGAGAAGTTGACCCGCCAGGAGTCGCCGGGCTTCGGTGGGCAGTCGACGCCGGCGTACTCGGCCATGCTGGTCCAGGGGAAGGCGATTTCGGTGGACCAGCCCCGGTCCACGTCATGCGAGCAGTTGACCGTGCCGTCGATGTGGACGGCGTGGCGCACGCCTTCGAAGTCCCAGTCGTGGTCGGCCTCTCCGCCCTTGCTGTAGGGTTTGGGCAGGTACAGGTCCCAGACGGCGTTCAGGGGGTTGATCTCGAACTCCATGTAGTGGTTCGTGTCGCCGTCCGGATCGATGAACACCTCGAAGTCGTTGTCGTGACAGATGATGGAGTCGCGCTTGGTCAGAGTGCCCCAGACGTCCGGCTCCTCCATGTCCGCCGCCACGTAGAAGTACGCGTCGTCCCAAAGCATCATGGCCCGGGTGCCGAACCGCGGAATGGGCTTGAGGTCGCCTTCGATATCGACGAAGAGATCGGTGCGGGGCGCCCGGATCCAGGACGGGTCGCTCAGCTTGCCGTCGATCGCGATGGGGCCGCAGGCACGGTAACAGGTGTAGGTCTTGGGAACGATCTTCGGTGATGGCGAGTCGGACATGGGGTCTCTTTCTCCAGGTGATGATGGGAAATATGGAATGAATCAGGTGGCGAGCAGACAACGCACATGGGTTGTCGAATCTAGGTGCGCGAACTCAAGTCCGAGGGCAAACAGCGGGATCAGGTCCGAGGGCAAACAGCGGGATCAGGTCCGAGGGCTCAAGTCCAAGGGCAAACAGCGGGATCAGGTCCAAGGGCTCAGGTCCGCATGCCCGACTGCGATTCGAATCCCAGCAGTCGCCTCAGGGCCGGCGTCGCCCGATCGACGACCTCGGGGCTCGCCAGCCTGAACTGGTCCTGCTGCGGCTTCATGAACGAGCGGCAGAAAAACCCGAGCAGAATCATCCGCTCCTGCCCGGTGCGATTGGCGCCGCTGCTGTGCCAGGTCGCGCCATGGATGATCACGATATCGCCTTTGCGGGCGTCCAGTTGGATGACGTCGTCGTACGTCGCTTCCGGGTCGGGGGTGTATCCGCGCCTGTAGCTGCCCGGCACGATCCGCGTGGCTCCGTTCTCCAGCGTGAAGTCGTCGAGCACGTAGATCGTATTGGCACAGAGGGCAAACGGTGGAGGGGGCTGCGGGAACCGCCCCAGCGGGAAGTCGACGTGCAGGCCGCCGGCCGGCGCGCCGGGGCCGATGAGATTGACGGTAAAACTGCTGAGTATGCAGTCGTCGCCCAGCAGGTGTTCCTGGAGCGCGAGCACTTGCGGCAGTTGGATCATCTCCTCGTAAATCTGGCCCTTGTTGACCAGGTTCCACACCCGCTGCGCGTGCCCGTCGAAGTAGACGTGCTCCCCGCTGTCGGTCTTTTCCTCCGCGGCCAACTCGACCGAGCGATCGCGCAGGGCGTTGGCCTGGTCCGGGGACAGCGCCTCCCTGAGCACGACGTAGCCGTGTTCGTCGAGATGGGCTTTGGCGTCCTCGAGTTTCATCCGGGATGCTCCGGTCGACAGCGTCCGATTCCTTCTATCCGCTTCGCTCGCCCTCGTCTTGCCTTAAGCGTTCTCGTCCTACTTTCTAGCCTTCGTACGGCACCGAGATGCCTTCGACAAATTCCGGCTCGTCCATGTCGGCCGTCATGTAGACGTGGCTGCCGGACCGGTCGCTCGTGGTACCCGCCATATGGGCGCCGCTCGCGTCCAAAGAAATGATCTGCACGCCGCCCACGCGCTGGGAATCCAGCTCGTTCATGTCCCGCAGCCCCTCCGCCGTGGCTTCTTCGAGGGACATGCCCATCTTCATGTAGGTTACCACGTTCCGTGCCGCGCCGGTCCGGATGGCCAGTTCGCCCGTGCCCGTGCATGCCGCGGCGCCGTAGCGGTTGTCGGCGAAGCCTCCCGCGCTGATGACCGGCGAATCGCCCAGGCGTCCCGGGTACTTCCACCCCCACCCGCTCGTGCTGACGCCGACACAGATGTCGCCCTTGCCGTCCTGCGCGATGAAGTTGGTCGTGCCGCCGGCCTTCTGCGGATCGACGGCCAGGTGGCTCAGCTTCCAGAGTTCGTTCGTATGCTGGAGTTCTTCGGGGTCGTCGATTCCCAGTTGTTCGCGCACATGCTTTGCGTAGATCTCGGGCATCTCGGGATCCACGTAGGTGCTCTTCTCGAACCCCATTTCGCTGGCGAACCGCTCCGCGCCGTCACCCACCAGAAAGACGTGGATCAGCTTCTCCATGACGCAGCGGGCGATCGAGATCGGATGGTCGTAGCCCGTCACCGCGCCCACGGCGCCCACGTCGCGGGTGCGTCCGTCCATGATGAGGGCGTCCAGTTGGGGATAGCCCAGGATGTTGGGATACCCGTGGAGCCCGACGCTGCGGTCGGGGCGGTGCACCTCCACCTCCCGGATGCCGATCTCGATAGCGTCCACGGCGGTCTTGCCTTCCCTGAGCGCGGCCACCGCCTGCTGGATGCCCACGTCGCCGTTGTTCGTAGCCATGACAATCATTATGACGGTCCTTTTCGCAAGATAGTGCTCAACTGTGTTTTATCTACGAGATATGAAGCTTGATTTCCGACTGTAAAGATATCGGTATGAGATCAACGGCGGTAGACTTATTTGGAATTACAACGCGAGCCAGTCACCCAGGTTTGGAAGGAGACAGGCATGACCATATTGAATCGGGACAACTGGACCTTCGGCGCCCAGATCATAACCGCCGCAGGGGTCCTTGTCATCACCGTATTTGCATTTGTCAATCAGATTAACCAGGAATTCAGGGATGAAGTTCGTTCCAACTTCAAAGAAATGCGTACTGAGTTAGCCTCAATTCGGGAAGAGATGCACGATATGAACGCTCGTCTGGGACGGGTAGAGGGATATTTGCGTATATCCAACAAAAAGTAACATGATCCCGGGATTTCGGTTCCGATAACATACGAAGGCGTCGGCGACTCCATATTCAGGTTGACACGAGTTTGAAACCAACCCTACTTTCCGCTCACATTTTGTGGCCATTCGCTATCGTCGAACGGCGTGGCGGGCACCCGGTCATTTCGCCGGCAGAGCGGCCTGTGATAGAGCGGCCTGTGACCGGTATAGCTCCCTCCTTCGAACGAATGCAGCCCGACCTTTAAATGTGCCGTTTCCAAAAAGGATGCATGACTACTTGATCATCTGGATTCGCATCGGGACGCTGGAATCCTATAACAAGGACGGCAGGGATTTCTGGCTGAAGAGACGGCTTGAGGAGATCTCCGGGCAACCGTGTCTGATGCTGCACCAGGAACAGATGACGCCGGAGATCGTAGAGCCGCTTAAGCCCCGGGCATTGCTGCTCAGCGGCGCCGGCACCTTCTTTCAGCACTTCAAGCCAGAGACGTTCTACGGCTTCGAAGACACGCTGAACGCGATGGCGGACGTGCCCACCCTGGGACTGTGCGCCAGCCACCAGCTCATGGGGTTCATGTTCAATGACGGTTTCAGAAACCTGACGAAACTCGAAGACGA
This is a stretch of genomic DNA from Gemmatimonadota bacterium. It encodes these proteins:
- a CDS encoding isoaspartyl peptidase/L-asparaginase; amino-acid sequence: MIVMATNNGDVGIQQAVAALREGKTAVDAIEIGIREVEVHRPDRSVGLHGYPNILGYPQLDALIMDGRTRDVGAVGAVTGYDHPISIARCVMEKLIHVFLVGDGAERFASEMGFEKSTYVDPEMPEIYAKHVREQLGIDDPEELQHTNELWKLSHLAVDPQKAGGTTNFIAQDGKGDICVGVSTSGWGWKYPGRLGDSPVISAGGFADNRYGAAACTGTGELAIRTGAARNVVTYMKMGMSLEEATAEGLRDMNELDSQRVGGVQIISLDASGAHMAGTTSDRSGSHVYMTADMDEPEFVEGISVPYEG
- a CDS encoding phytanoyl-CoA dioxygenase family protein, whose protein sequence is MKLEDAKAHLDEHGYVVLREALSPDQANALRDRSVELAAEEKTDSGEHVYFDGHAQRVWNLVNKGQIYEEMIQLPQVLALQEHLLGDDCILSSFTVNLIGPGAPAGGLHVDFPLGRFPQPPPPFALCANTIYVLDDFTLENGATRIVPGSYRRGYTPDPEATYDDVIQLDARKGDIVIIHGATWHSSGANRTGQERMILLGFFCRSFMKPQQDQFRLASPEVVDRATPALRRLLGFESQSGMRT
- a CDS encoding carbohydrate-binding family 9-like protein gives rise to the protein MSDSPSPKIVPKTYTCYRACGPIAIDGKLSDPSWIRAPRTDLFVDIEGDLKPIPRFGTRAMMLWDDAYFYVAADMEEPDVWGTLTKRDSIICHDNDFEVFIDPDGDTNHYMEFEINPLNAVWDLYLPKPYSKGGEADHDWDFEGVRHAVHIDGTVNCSHDVDRGWSTEIAFPWTSMAEYAGVDCPPKPGDSWRVNFSRVEWEFERHKDGYLRKEGVPCDNWVWSPQGEVNMHIPEMWGHVVFSDTVVGTAEM